Proteins encoded within one genomic window of Chthonomonas sp.:
- a CDS encoding homoserine dehydrogenase, which translates to MATRLGLLGFGTVGAGVWDMILRQGYADSLTIGSIGVRDTSKPRTAPAELFTTDLARVVEDCDVVVEVMGGLDPAFDLLAQASRAGKPIVTANKELMAKRGHELFAMGAAPIRFEAAVGGAIPVVGTVARSIEPHQIQRIVGVLNGTSNYILNQMRELGISFGEALAEAQALGYAEADPTHDVDGYDSLFKIAILSALVTGKRPNLDAATRQGIREVSSQNIADAEAVGGRWRLVASARFAGTAVSLEVRPKLVGPAHPLFELPGGTNSVMIRGTHSGDVSLRGPGAGAGPTASAVLGDILEIVRDPHQLRREWSVNHAPAVPEGPGPSDELGAHFASDVLWED; encoded by the coding sequence ATGGCGACGCGACTCGGCCTCCTCGGATTCGGAACCGTCGGTGCCGGTGTATGGGACATGATCCTGCGTCAAGGCTACGCAGATTCGCTCACAATCGGCTCGATCGGAGTCCGCGATACGAGCAAGCCCCGCACTGCACCCGCTGAGCTATTCACCACGGACCTTGCGCGGGTCGTTGAAGATTGCGATGTGGTCGTCGAGGTGATGGGCGGTTTAGACCCAGCCTTTGACCTCCTCGCTCAGGCCTCCCGTGCGGGCAAGCCCATCGTCACCGCAAACAAGGAGCTTATGGCCAAACGCGGTCATGAGCTTTTTGCCATGGGAGCGGCACCCATCCGTTTTGAAGCGGCGGTGGGAGGGGCGATCCCCGTCGTCGGCACCGTTGCGCGGAGCATCGAGCCGCACCAGATCCAACGGATCGTCGGCGTTCTGAACGGCACTTCGAACTACATCTTGAACCAGATGCGCGAGTTGGGAATCTCATTCGGCGAAGCTCTCGCGGAGGCCCAAGCTCTGGGCTACGCCGAAGCGGACCCGACCCACGACGTAGACGGCTACGACTCGCTGTTCAAGATTGCCATTCTCAGCGCTTTGGTGACCGGCAAGCGACCCAACCTCGATGCGGCTACTCGTCAAGGAATCCGTGAAGTCTCATCGCAGAACATCGCCGACGCTGAGGCCGTCGGTGGTCGGTGGCGACTCGTCGCTTCCGCCCGCTTTGCCGGGACGGCTGTTTCGCTGGAAGTGCGCCCGAAACTGGTCGGGCCTGCCCACCCGCTCTTCGAACTGCCCGGAGGGACAAACTCCGTCATGATCAGAGGAACCCACAGCGGCGACGTGAGTCTTCGCGGCCCAGGTGCAGGCGCGGGTCCCACCGCCAGCGCGGTCCTTGGCGACATCCTGGAAATCGTGCGGGATCCGCATCAACTTCGTCGGGAATGGTCCGTGAACCATGCGCCTGCGGTCCCAGAGGGTCCCGGCCCCTCGGACGAGCTCGGTGCACACTTTGCATCGGATGTGCTTTGGGAGGATTAA